A genome region from Micromonospora peucetia includes the following:
- a CDS encoding carbohydrate ABC transporter permease codes for MADTTTIRAKVRWGLLDAIVVVFALVPVLWIMSLSFKTPATLTDGKFIPQEWTLDNYRSIFATDQFVRALVNSIGIALIATVIAVVLGAMAAYAISRLDFPGKRLLVGVSLLIAMFPQVSLVSPLFEIERQLGLFDTWPGLILPYITFALPLAIYTLSAFFKQIPWDLEKAAKMDGATQAQAFRRVIAPLAAPGLFTTAILVFIFCWNDFLFAITLTSTERARTVPVALSFFTGESQFEDPTGAICAAAVVITIPIILFVLFFQRRIVSGLTSGAVKG; via the coding sequence ATGGCTGACACCACCACCATCCGGGCCAAAGTGCGCTGGGGCCTGCTGGACGCCATCGTGGTCGTCTTCGCGCTGGTCCCGGTGCTCTGGATCATGTCGTTGTCGTTCAAGACGCCGGCGACCCTGACCGACGGGAAGTTCATTCCGCAGGAGTGGACGCTGGACAACTACCGCTCGATCTTCGCCACCGACCAGTTCGTCCGGGCCCTGGTCAACTCGATCGGCATCGCACTGATCGCCACCGTGATCGCCGTGGTGCTCGGCGCCATGGCCGCGTACGCGATCTCCCGGCTGGACTTCCCCGGCAAACGGCTGCTGGTCGGGGTCTCCCTGCTGATCGCGATGTTCCCGCAGGTGTCGCTGGTGTCGCCGCTGTTCGAGATCGAGCGGCAGCTCGGCCTCTTCGACACCTGGCCAGGTCTGATCCTGCCGTACATCACCTTCGCGCTGCCGCTGGCGATCTACACGCTGTCGGCGTTCTTCAAGCAGATCCCGTGGGACCTGGAGAAGGCGGCGAAGATGGACGGCGCGACCCAGGCCCAGGCGTTCCGGCGGGTCATCGCCCCGCTGGCCGCCCCGGGGCTGTTCACCACGGCGATCCTGGTCTTCATCTTCTGCTGGAACGACTTCCTCTTCGCCATCACGCTGACCTCCACCGAGCGGGCCCGCACGGTGCCGGTGGCGCTGTCGTTCTTCACCGGCGAGTCGCAGTTCGAGGACCCCACCGGGGCGATCTGCGCCGCCGCCGTGGTGATCACCATTCCGATCATCCTGTTCGTCCTCTTCTTCCAGCGCCGCATCGTGTCCGGCCTGACCTCCGGCGCAGTCAAGGGATAG
- a CDS encoding ABC transporter substrate-binding protein — translation MSDPDKARHRRRPRVRAVAAAAALTLVAPMAAACGSGGDSGTPTINLYYPPEQNLQKVVDDCNAQAQGRYEIVYRVLPRQADDQRVQLVRRLAAQDSGMDVLGLDVTWTQEFASADWIREWTGPDKAEVEQGTLAGPLETARYEEKLYGAPKNTNVQLLWYRKDLVPQPPKTWDQMISMAQELKQQGKPHQVLTMGAQYEGLVVLYNTLAESAGGKILSDDGKQAVMDAGTVRALEQLQRFATSGVTSPSFSNATEDPVRLEFQSGDGAFQVNWPFVYPAMQEADPELAKQVGWARIPGVDENTPSKVTIGGVNLAVSAHSKHPEESFEAARCIRNEKNQKFSAINDGVPPTIEKVYADPEMAEAYPMRDTILEELKDPAVRPLTPAYQSISTVMSAILSPPSAIRPEQTADELRDAIADALESKGVLP, via the coding sequence ATGAGCGACCCCGACAAGGCCCGACACCGACGCCGGCCACGCGTACGCGCGGTGGCTGCCGCCGCGGCGCTGACGCTGGTGGCGCCGATGGCGGCGGCCTGCGGTTCCGGCGGCGACAGCGGTACGCCCACGATCAACCTGTACTACCCGCCGGAGCAGAACCTGCAGAAGGTCGTCGACGACTGCAACGCGCAGGCCCAGGGGCGCTACGAGATCGTCTACCGGGTGCTGCCGAGGCAGGCCGACGACCAGCGGGTGCAGCTGGTCCGCCGGCTGGCCGCGCAGGACAGCGGGATGGACGTCCTCGGCCTCGACGTCACCTGGACCCAGGAGTTCGCCAGCGCCGACTGGATCAGGGAGTGGACCGGACCGGACAAGGCCGAGGTCGAGCAGGGCACCCTCGCCGGCCCGCTGGAGACCGCCCGCTACGAGGAAAAGCTCTACGGTGCGCCGAAGAACACCAACGTCCAGCTGCTCTGGTACCGCAAGGACCTGGTGCCCCAGCCGCCGAAGACGTGGGACCAGATGATCTCCATGGCGCAGGAGCTGAAGCAGCAGGGCAAGCCGCACCAGGTGCTCACCATGGGCGCCCAGTACGAGGGCCTCGTCGTCCTCTACAACACCCTCGCCGAGAGCGCCGGGGGAAAGATCCTCAGCGACGACGGCAAACAGGCCGTGATGGACGCCGGCACCGTCCGGGCGCTGGAGCAGCTCCAGCGCTTCGCCACGTCGGGCGTGACGTCGCCGTCGTTCAGCAACGCCACCGAGGACCCGGTCCGGCTGGAGTTCCAGTCCGGCGACGGCGCGTTCCAGGTCAACTGGCCGTTCGTCTACCCGGCGATGCAGGAGGCCGACCCGGAGCTGGCCAAGCAGGTCGGCTGGGCCCGGATCCCGGGCGTCGACGAGAACACCCCGAGCAAGGTCACCATCGGCGGGGTCAACCTGGCGGTCAGCGCCCACTCGAAGCACCCCGAGGAGTCCTTCGAGGCGGCCCGGTGCATCCGCAACGAGAAGAACCAGAAGTTCTCCGCGATCAACGACGGCGTGCCGCCGACCATCGAGAAGGTCTACGCCGACCCGGAGATGGCCGAGGCGTACCCGATGCGGGACACCATCCTCGAAGAACTCAAGGACCCGGCGGTCCGGCCGCTGACCCCGGCGTACCAGAGCATCTCCACCGTCATGTCGGCGATCCTGTCGCCGCCGTCGGCGATCCGGCCCGAGCAGACCGCCGACGAACTGCGCGACGCCATCGCCGACGCCCTCGAATCGAAGGGGGTCCTGCCGTGA
- a CDS encoding AfsR/SARP family transcriptional regulator, with protein sequence MKLQIRLLGSVELCVDDQVVTPGAAKRRAVLAGLALEANHSVSLSRLADMVWSDVPPASAVANLRSHAAALRRVLGDRLVARPNAYALRLSSYELDVTEFHRLVGEGRALLRTADPASAVGTLTAALAHWRGASGDGLPWGTALDNRWASLDEQRLQVFEELADARLAAGEHGHLLPELRGHLAAHPLRERAWAQLMLALYRCGDVPAALTVYRDARATLEEQLGIEPGEELVALHRAMLDRCSELAYTPPPAPVTTVPAPVAPAPGVAGSASPMVDIAGGVGWTVPRELPAGLVTFIGRGRETGEVVAALRGTGPTTVVVTGAFGTGKTALAVRAAHAVAADFPDGQVFVELGNRAPATSGEVLARVLRAIGVAPGDVPANTDERAGWFRSLVAGRRLLLVVDGVTRAAQVRPLLPAGPGPGLVVVGQRRLGSLDGVRRVTLRPLATADARDLLAALAGPERLAGDPVATGELLRLCAGSVLALRVAGTRLAARPGQSVAALVGQFADGRERLDLLDYEDLSVRASLDTAVAAVRADDEVAGRLLALLGATPDAVLQPERVARQLGISAARMRRTLDDLAEAHLVKAHRPGPGGHLLPALVREYAAELAAERTVVAPPLTARRVDPLVA encoded by the coding sequence GTGAAACTACAAATCAGGCTTCTGGGCAGTGTGGAGCTCTGCGTCGACGACCAGGTCGTTACGCCCGGCGCGGCGAAGCGGCGGGCGGTCCTGGCAGGTCTGGCGTTGGAGGCCAACCATTCGGTCTCCCTGTCCAGGCTGGCCGACATGGTCTGGTCCGATGTGCCGCCCGCCTCGGCGGTGGCGAACCTGCGTTCCCACGCCGCCGCGCTGCGGCGGGTGCTGGGCGACCGGCTGGTCGCCCGCCCCAACGCGTACGCGCTGCGGCTCTCGTCGTACGAGCTGGACGTCACGGAGTTTCACCGGCTGGTGGGCGAGGGGCGGGCCCTCCTGCGTACGGCCGACCCGGCCAGTGCCGTCGGCACTCTCACCGCCGCGCTGGCGCACTGGCGTGGGGCGTCGGGCGACGGGCTGCCCTGGGGCACCGCGCTGGACAACCGGTGGGCGAGCCTCGACGAGCAGCGGCTCCAGGTCTTCGAGGAACTCGCCGACGCGCGGCTCGCCGCCGGTGAGCATGGCCACCTCCTGCCCGAGCTGCGCGGACACCTCGCCGCCCACCCGCTGCGCGAGCGCGCCTGGGCGCAGCTCATGCTGGCCCTCTACCGTTGCGGGGACGTCCCGGCGGCGCTCACCGTCTACCGGGACGCTCGGGCCACGCTCGAGGAGCAACTCGGCATCGAGCCGGGCGAGGAGTTGGTGGCCCTGCACCGCGCGATGCTCGACCGGTGCTCCGAGTTGGCGTACACCCCGCCGCCCGCACCGGTCACGACGGTGCCCGCGCCGGTTGCCCCGGCGCCCGGCGTTGCCGGGTCGGCATCGCCCATGGTCGACATCGCCGGGGGCGTCGGCTGGACGGTGCCCCGTGAGCTGCCGGCCGGCCTGGTCACGTTCATCGGTCGGGGTCGGGAGACCGGCGAGGTGGTCGCCGCCCTGCGCGGTACGGGCCCCACCACCGTGGTCGTCACCGGCGCATTCGGTACGGGAAAGACCGCCCTGGCGGTACGCGCCGCGCACGCCGTCGCCGCGGATTTTCCCGACGGGCAGGTCTTCGTCGAACTCGGCAATCGGGCCCCGGCGACTTCCGGCGAGGTGCTCGCCCGGGTGCTGCGCGCGATCGGGGTCGCCCCCGGCGACGTGCCCGCGAACACCGACGAGCGGGCCGGCTGGTTCCGGTCGCTGGTCGCCGGTCGACGACTGCTGCTGGTGGTCGACGGGGTCACCCGCGCCGCCCAGGTCCGCCCGCTGCTTCCGGCCGGGCCGGGCCCGGGCCTGGTCGTGGTCGGGCAGCGCCGGTTGGGCAGCCTGGACGGCGTACGACGGGTGACGCTGCGCCCGCTCGCCACCGCCGACGCACGTGACCTGCTGGCGGCGCTCGCCGGCCCGGAGCGGCTTGCCGGCGACCCGGTGGCCACCGGCGAGTTGTTGCGACTCTGCGCCGGGTCGGTCCTCGCGCTGCGGGTCGCCGGCACGCGCCTGGCGGCCCGTCCGGGGCAGTCGGTGGCTGCCCTGGTCGGTCAGTTCGCCGACGGGCGGGAACGGCTGGACCTGCTGGACTACGAGGACCTTTCGGTGCGGGCCAGTCTGGACACCGCCGTCGCCGCCGTCCGCGCCGACGACGAGGTGGCCGGGCGGCTCCTCGCCCTGCTCGGCGCGACGCCCGACGCAGTGCTCCAGCCGGAGCGGGTCGCCCGGCAGCTCGGGATCTCCGCCGCGCGGATGCGCCGCACTCTGGACGACCTGGCGGAGGCCCATCTGGTCAAGGCCCACCGCCCCGGGCCAGGGGGCCATCTGCTGCCGGCGCTGGTCCGGGAGTACGCCGCCGAGTTGGCGGCCGAGCGGACGGTCGTGGCGCCCCCGTTGACGGCCCGGCGGGTGGACCCGCTCGTCGCCTGA
- a CDS encoding carbohydrate ABC transporter permease produces MSVNATPAGADATAEQTAARSGRDARVPAQHADRGRKAPLSENKKAERRLGWLLCAPAALVMVLVTAYPIIYSVWLSLQRFDLRFPDERKFVGLENYVTVLTNDFWWTAFGVTVLITVVTVVIELALGMGLALIMHRTLVGRGIVRTAALIPYGIVTVVAAFSWRYAWTPGTGYLANLFSDGAPLTERASSLAIIMLAEIWKTTPFMALLLMAGLALVPEDLLKAASTDGATAWQRFTKVMLPVMKPAILVALLFRTLDAFRVFDNIFVLTAGGNETSSVSMLAYNNLIRGLNLGIGSTMSVLIFLTVAIIAFVFVKLFGTAAPGSDDGERR; encoded by the coding sequence GTGAGCGTGAACGCCACGCCGGCGGGCGCCGACGCGACCGCCGAACAGACCGCCGCCCGGTCCGGCCGGGACGCCAGGGTGCCGGCCCAGCACGCCGACCGGGGCCGCAAGGCCCCGCTGAGTGAGAACAAGAAGGCCGAACGCCGGCTGGGCTGGCTGCTCTGCGCCCCCGCCGCGCTGGTCATGGTGCTGGTGACGGCGTACCCGATCATCTATTCGGTCTGGCTGTCGTTGCAGCGCTTCGACCTGCGCTTCCCCGACGAGCGTAAGTTCGTCGGGCTGGAGAACTACGTCACCGTCCTGACCAACGACTTCTGGTGGACGGCGTTCGGCGTCACCGTGCTGATCACGGTGGTCACCGTCGTCATCGAGCTGGCGCTCGGCATGGGACTGGCGCTGATCATGCACCGCACGCTGGTCGGCCGGGGCATCGTGCGGACCGCCGCGCTGATCCCGTACGGCATCGTCACGGTCGTCGCGGCGTTCTCCTGGCGGTACGCGTGGACGCCCGGCACCGGCTACCTGGCCAACCTGTTCAGCGACGGCGCGCCGCTCACCGAGCGGGCCAGCTCGCTGGCGATCATCATGCTGGCCGAGATCTGGAAGACCACGCCGTTCATGGCGCTGCTGCTGATGGCCGGCCTGGCCCTGGTGCCGGAGGACCTGCTGAAGGCCGCCTCCACCGACGGCGCCACCGCCTGGCAGCGGTTCACCAAGGTGATGCTGCCGGTGATGAAGCCGGCGATCCTGGTCGCGCTGCTGTTCCGCACCCTGGACGCGTTCCGGGTGTTCGACAACATCTTCGTGCTGACCGCGGGCGGCAACGAGACCTCTTCGGTGTCGATGCTCGCCTACAACAACCTGATCCGGGGTCTGAACCTCGGCATCGGATCGACGATGTCGGTGCTGATCTTCCTCACCGTGGCGATCATCGCCTTCGTCTTCGTGAAGCTGTTCGGTACCGCTGCTCCCGGCAGCGACGACGGGGAGAGGCGCTGA